A region from the Flavobacteriales bacterium genome encodes:
- a CDS encoding T9SS type A sorting domain-containing protein, protein MACGQGSDNLWLGGYDNWFGAAPYGGSNIEFGSGAPVISMGSRSIDLFPTAANITDSNGALLFFTNGVVVGRADGDTMLNGSGLNPSDYTNNWYPSGLSLYQGNMIVPDPGNDHRYYLFHCTADYIPQFSARFLYLTVVDMSLDGGNGSVVTKNQVLYDGEMQAGRINAVRHGNGRDWWVYCHESNSDVYVRWLVTPQGVTGPFTQAVGTWRPVDAGQVIFSQDGELFAYYSGDTGIDLYDVNRCDGTLAYIGHANVPNAQYGLGVAFAPGGRFVYLSAQFYLYQMDCAAQDLEGSLLEIAEWDSTYSPAPPLATLFGASKLAPDGKVYISTLNGTDKLHVINYPDSLGAACDIQQHAITLPTYWFNSLPNHPNYHLGALEGSVCDSLDVGMVEQPENLNLSLYPNPNAGAFAITFAPQPISGVLEVVALDGRVVHRESVAPWSQLKRVELPRLAPGMYQCTVRFGAQEGVRRFVVE, encoded by the coding sequence ATGGCCTGCGGTCAAGGCTCGGACAATCTGTGGCTTGGAGGGTATGACAATTGGTTCGGTGCGGCGCCTTACGGAGGCTCCAATATTGAGTTCGGCTCTGGTGCCCCCGTGATTTCAATGGGCAGCCGATCAATAGACCTGTTCCCCACTGCTGCCAATATCACCGATAGCAATGGTGCGCTACTGTTCTTTACGAATGGAGTGGTTGTTGGCCGAGCCGATGGGGACACCATGTTGAACGGATCAGGGTTGAATCCAAGCGACTACACCAACAACTGGTACCCTAGTGGATTGTCCCTGTATCAGGGTAACATGATCGTCCCCGACCCTGGTAACGACCATCGTTACTACCTGTTTCATTGCACGGCGGACTACATACCGCAGTTCAGTGCGCGGTTTTTGTACCTGACAGTTGTGGACATGAGCTTGGATGGAGGCAACGGTTCAGTAGTAACGAAGAACCAAGTGCTGTACGATGGTGAAATGCAAGCGGGCCGGATCAACGCAGTACGCCACGGCAACGGGCGCGACTGGTGGGTCTATTGCCATGAGTCCAACAGCGATGTATACGTGCGCTGGTTGGTCACTCCACAGGGTGTTACTGGACCATTCACACAAGCGGTGGGGACTTGGAGACCGGTCGATGCCGGTCAGGTCATTTTCTCTCAGGACGGAGAGCTTTTCGCTTACTACTCCGGAGATACCGGTATCGACTTGTATGACGTGAACAGGTGTGATGGCACACTGGCCTACATCGGCCATGCCAATGTGCCGAACGCCCAGTACGGCCTTGGGGTCGCCTTCGCCCCGGGTGGCCGGTTCGTTTACCTGAGTGCACAGTTCTACTTGTACCAAATGGATTGTGCTGCGCAAGACTTGGAAGGATCACTGTTGGAAATCGCTGAATGGGATTCCACATACTCGCCGGCACCCCCGCTCGCGACATTGTTTGGCGCCTCGAAGCTGGCCCCCGACGGCAAGGTGTACATCAGCACATTGAACGGCACCGACAAACTACACGTGATCAACTACCCGGACAGCCTTGGTGCGGCGTGCGACATTCAGCAGCACGCCATTACGCTCCCTACGTACTGGTTCAACTCCCTCCCCAACCACCCCAACTACCACTTGGGCGCCTTGGAAGGCAGCGTGTGCGACAGCTTGGATGTGGGCATGGTGGAGCAACCTGAGAACCTTAACCTGAGCTTGTACCCCAACCCCAATGCAGGGGCGTTCGCCATCACTTTCGCACCACAACCCATCAGCGGTGTGCTGGAGGTGGTAGCACTGGATGGCCGTGTGGTGCACCGCGAGAGCGTGGCGCCATGGAGCCAACTGAAGCGCGTGGAGCTGCCGAGACTTGCACCGGGCATGTACCAGTGCACGGTGCGGTTCGGTGCCCAAGAGGGTGTGAGGAGGTTCGTGGTGGAGTAG
- a CDS encoding IS4 family transposase gives MAPRAKRKTNRGILVTVRRCLASDALRETFRRSPKDFTRQRKMPFKKVVLFMLSLSRRSLQLELTGFVRAFADGVRNVSGSAFNQSRRKVEPGVFKELMRVMNQEFYTDNDERVKRWQGFRLLATDGSIINLPHTKELGEHYGGASNQHGNRTVQARCSVLYDVLNNMVLHGTLSPWAVGERELALQHLHMCQEGDLMIYDRGYPSYALMSAVLERGAHFLIRCTHKFNQQVIDFVAGGLHSHTVPMGAGKNTQHGRGPQSNDRINVRMVKVLLDNGELEVLLTSLTDEQRYATAVFKELYAKRWGVERFYNTIKNIARVEHFTGHTDVVIQQDFHAALFMCNLHALLLDEAQDQLPAEHPARKLSYKINNNVSFGYMKQEVMRIMAQEDDEQTMRDLSELFLSTTVPIRPGRTFPRDRDKYRTRDKPVYLTNSKPAL, from the coding sequence ATGGCACCAAGAGCGAAGCGCAAGACCAACCGTGGGATCCTCGTAACAGTGAGAAGATGTTTGGCCAGCGACGCATTGAGGGAGACCTTCAGGCGCTCGCCCAAAGACTTCACACGCCAACGCAAGATGCCCTTCAAGAAGGTGGTGCTCTTCATGCTGAGCCTCTCGCGGCGCAGCCTGCAGCTGGAACTCACGGGCTTCGTGCGCGCCTTCGCCGACGGGGTGCGCAACGTATCGGGCAGTGCCTTCAACCAGAGCAGAAGGAAGGTGGAGCCCGGGGTGTTCAAGGAACTCATGCGAGTGATGAACCAAGAGTTCTACACCGACAACGACGAGCGTGTGAAGCGCTGGCAAGGCTTTCGGCTCCTGGCCACCGACGGGTCCATCATCAACCTGCCGCATACCAAGGAACTGGGCGAGCACTACGGCGGCGCGAGCAACCAGCACGGCAACCGCACGGTGCAGGCGCGTTGCTCGGTGCTCTACGATGTGCTCAACAACATGGTGCTCCATGGCACGCTATCGCCCTGGGCGGTGGGCGAACGTGAACTGGCCTTGCAGCACTTGCACATGTGCCAAGAGGGCGACCTGATGATCTACGACCGCGGCTATCCCAGCTATGCGCTCATGTCGGCGGTGCTGGAGCGCGGAGCGCATTTCCTGATCCGTTGCACCCACAAGTTCAACCAGCAGGTGATCGACTTCGTGGCCGGTGGCCTGCACTCGCACACCGTGCCCATGGGCGCTGGCAAGAACACCCAGCACGGTCGTGGTCCGCAGAGCAATGATCGCATCAACGTACGCATGGTGAAGGTGTTGCTGGACAATGGCGAACTGGAAGTGCTGCTCACATCCTTGACCGATGAACAGCGCTATGCGACGGCCGTCTTCAAAGAGTTGTACGCCAAGCGCTGGGGCGTGGAGCGCTTCTACAACACCATCAAGAACATCGCCCGTGTGGAGCACTTCACCGGACACACCGATGTGGTCATCCAGCAGGATTTCCATGCAGCGCTTTTCATGTGCAACCTGCACGCCCTGCTCCTCGACGAGGCGCAGGACCAGTTGCCCGCCGAGCACCCCGCGCGCAAGCTCTCCTACAAGATCAACAACAACGTGTCCTTCGGCTACATGAAGCAGGAGGTGATGCGCATCATGGCCCAAGAGGACGATGAGCAGACCATGCGCGACCTGTCCGAGCTGTTCCTCTCCACCACCGTGCCCATCCGCCCAGGCCGCACTTTCCCACGCGATCGCGACAAGTACCGCACACGCGACAAGCCCGTCTATCTCACCAACTCCAAACCGGCCCTGTGA
- a CDS encoding T9SS type A sorting domain-containing protein, with the protein MKKEDVVSPTVIVFPNPNRTGQLNFRLSVLDTEQQLKGQVLLYDVQGQLVESKLLHNTRELLEVGHLAQGLYHWEVIVDDHVLGRGKVIQY; encoded by the coding sequence GTGAAGAAGGAAGATGTGGTCTCACCAACGGTGATTGTCTTCCCCAACCCGAACCGAACGGGTCAATTGAACTTCAGGCTTAGCGTACTGGATACAGAACAACAACTGAAAGGTCAGGTGTTGCTGTATGATGTGCAAGGCCAACTGGTTGAGAGCAAGCTATTGCACAACACCAGAGAACTGTTGGAGGTGGGGCACTTGGCACAGGGCCTCTACCATTGGGAGGTAATCGTTGATGACCATGTGCTGGGAAGGGGCAAGGTCATTCAATATTGA
- a CDS encoding T9SS type A sorting domain-containing protein, producing the protein MILPDPGNDDRYYLFHCTADYIPQFSARYLYLTAVDMSLDGGNGAVDTKNQVLYDGEMQAGRINAVRHGNGRDWWVYCHESNSDVYMRWLVTPQGVAGPITQAVGTWRPVDAGQVIFSQDGQRFAYYSGDTGVDLYDVDRCNGELVYVGHADVPNAQYGVGVSFSPNGRFVYLSAQNFLYQMDADASDLQASLLEIAEWDSTYSPNPPFATKFGASKLAPDGKIYISTMNSTDKLHVINYPDSLGAACDIQQHAITLPTYWFNSLPNHPNYHLGALDGSVCDSLDVGLAELPENLNLSLYPNPNAGAFAITYAPQPTSGVLEVVALDGRVVHRESVAPWSQLKRVELPRLAPGLYQCTMRFGAQEGVRRFVVE; encoded by the coding sequence ATGATCTTGCCGGATCCTGGAAACGATGACCGGTATTATCTCTTCCATTGCACGGCGGACTACATACCGCAGTTCAGTGCGCGGTATCTGTACCTGACAGCCGTGGACATGAGCTTGGATGGCGGTAACGGAGCAGTTGATACGAAGAACCAAGTGCTATACGATGGCGAAATGCAGGCGGGACGGATCAATGCTGTACGCCACGGAAACGGGCGTGACTGGTGGGTCTATTGCCATGAGTCCAACAGTGATGTGTACATGCGCTGGTTGGTGACTCCACAAGGCGTTGCAGGGCCTATCACGCAAGCAGTAGGGACATGGAGACCGGTCGATGCCGGTCAGGTAATCTTCTCACAAGACGGGCAAAGGTTCGCCTACTATTCCGGTGACACGGGTGTGGACCTATACGACGTGGATCGTTGCAACGGCGAGTTGGTCTATGTCGGACATGCCGACGTACCGAATGCCCAATACGGGGTGGGTGTCTCATTCTCCCCCAATGGTCGATTCGTTTACCTGAGCGCCCAGAACTTTCTGTACCAGATGGACGCCGATGCGAGCGACTTACAAGCGTCCTTGTTGGAAATCGCGGAGTGGGATTCGACCTATTCACCGAACCCGCCTTTTGCGACAAAGTTCGGTGCCTCCAAACTCGCACCTGATGGCAAGATCTACATCAGCACGATGAACAGCACCGACAAGCTTCACGTGATCAACTACCCGGACAGCCTTGGTGCCGCGTGCGACATTCAGCAGCATGCCATTACGCTCCCCACCTACTGGTTCAACTCCCTCCCCAACCACCCCAACTACCACTTGGGGGCCTTGGATGGCAGCGTGTGCGACAGCTTGGATGTGGGCTTAGCGGAGTTGCCGGAGAACTTGAACCTGAGCTTGTACCCCAACCCGAACGCAGGTGCCTTTGCCATCACCTACGCACCACAACCCACCAGCGGTGTGCTGGAGGTGGTAGCACTGGATGGCCGCGTGGTGCACCGCGAGAGCGTGGCGCCTTGGAGCCAACTGAAGCGCGTGGAGCTGCCGCGACTTGCACCGGGCCTATACCAATGCACGATGCGGTTCGGTGCCCAAGAGGGCGTTAGGAGGTTCGTGGTGGAGTAG
- a CDS encoding T9SS type A sorting domain-containing protein, with product MKPFPDPISSAWERCACIVFGLVVCSVAQPQGLNNLWQGGFEHISGPPWGGSDIEFYSGAAVITSELDRVIDLKHTSANITNANGDLLFFTNGVVVGQADGDTMLNGSGLNPSDYTDNWYPGGLLLPQAAIIIPGPGDAEKYYLFHCTYDDIPSFTAFNLYVTTVDMSLNSGAGEVVEKNEVILSGEIQAGRLDAVRHGNGRDWWVYAHEVDSDRFWRFLVSPSGIDGPYEQTIGVARPADGGRTVFSPDGSKFAYYWGGSDLDIFAVDRCSGNMSDHVHVAIDDFDGSGGVAFSPSGRFLYVSSVYDVYQVDMDAPDVGGSITHIATWDSTYSPSPPFATLFEEARLARDGKIYISTGNSTFKLHVINYPDSLGAACDIQQHAITLPTYWFNSLPNHPNYHLGALDGSVCDSLDVGLVEQPENLNLSLYPNPNAGAFAITYAPQPTSGTLEVHALDGRVVHRESVAPWSQLKRVELRDLSPGLYQCTVRFGAQEGVRRFVVE from the coding sequence ATGAAGCCTTTCCCTGATCCGATCAGTTCCGCGTGGGAACGGTGCGCTTGTATTGTTTTTGGCTTGGTTGTCTGTAGTGTCGCGCAACCGCAAGGTCTCAACAACCTATGGCAAGGCGGGTTTGAGCATATCAGCGGCCCTCCTTGGGGAGGCTCGGACATTGAGTTCTACAGCGGCGCAGCCGTGATCACTTCGGAACTCGACAGAGTCATCGACTTGAAGCACACGTCTGCGAACATTACCAACGCCAATGGTGATTTGCTGTTCTTCACGAACGGTGTCGTGGTTGGTCAAGCCGATGGTGATACCATGCTTAACGGTTCAGGCCTCAATCCCAGCGACTACACCGACAACTGGTACCCTGGTGGGCTGCTTCTACCACAAGCGGCAATCATCATCCCAGGCCCTGGAGATGCGGAGAAGTACTACTTGTTCCACTGTACCTACGACGACATACCGTCTTTCACGGCCTTCAACCTCTACGTTACAACTGTGGACATGAGCCTGAATTCGGGGGCTGGGGAGGTCGTGGAAAAGAACGAGGTCATCCTCTCAGGCGAGATACAGGCGGGAAGACTAGACGCTGTGCGGCACGGCAATGGAAGGGACTGGTGGGTATATGCCCATGAGGTGGATTCCGACCGCTTCTGGCGTTTCTTGGTGTCGCCGAGCGGCATTGATGGGCCGTACGAACAGACCATTGGGGTTGCCCGACCAGCAGATGGCGGGCGGACGGTCTTCTCTCCGGATGGGAGCAAGTTTGCCTATTACTGGGGTGGGTCTGACTTGGACATCTTCGCCGTAGATCGTTGTTCCGGTAATATGAGTGACCACGTGCATGTCGCCATCGATGATTTCGACGGTAGCGGTGGTGTTGCCTTCTCACCAAGTGGACGATTCCTGTATGTCTCGTCCGTGTACGATGTCTACCAAGTTGATATGGACGCTCCTGACGTGGGGGGTTCTATCACTCACATTGCAACATGGGACTCCACGTATTCACCATCTCCTCCGTTCGCTACACTCTTCGAAGAAGCCCGCCTAGCCAGGGATGGCAAGATCTACATCAGTACTGGCAACAGCACTTTCAAACTGCATGTGATCAACTACCCGGACAGTCTCGGCGCAGCGTGCGACATTCAGCAGCATGCCATTACGCTCCCCACCTACTGGTTCAACTCCCTCCCCAACCACCCCAACTACCACTTGGGGGCCTTGGATGGCAGCGTATGCGACAGCTTGGATGTGGGCTTGGTGGAGCAGCCGGAGAACTTGAACCTGAGCTTGTACCCCAACCCCAACGCGGGCGCCTTTGCCATCACCTACGCACCGCAACCCACCAGCGGCACGCTCGAGGTGCATGCACTGGATGGCCGTGTGGTGCACCGCGAGAGCGTGGCGCCTTGGAGCCAACTGAAGCGCGTGGAGCTGCGGGACTTGTCGCCGGGCCTGTACCAATGCACGGTGCGGTTCGGTGCCCAAGAGGGCGTTAGGAGGTTCGTGGTGGAGTAG